A genomic stretch from Arachis stenosperma cultivar V10309 chromosome 3, arast.V10309.gnm1.PFL2, whole genome shotgun sequence includes:
- the LOC130965740 gene encoding uncharacterized protein LOC130965740 — MTASDQDETEQFGEWLLKVGDGLIGDNMDGESEICLPGDIVIPSSDQAFDELVHFSYPNSSDNMSSKDFFKARTILAPTLDIVKEVNNHLMDIIPGGKKLYLSSVSICMDEENMESQLDLYGPELLNSINYCGLPPHKLILKVGVPVMLLRNINQSSGLYNGIRQQVRKFRNHVIECEILTGNNVGHIAMIPRMNMVPTNATVTVRFQRRHFL; from the coding sequence ATGACTGCTTCAGATCAAGATGAGACAGAGCAATTTGGTGAGTGGTTATTAAAAGTTGGTGATGGTTTAATAGGTGATAATATGGATGGTGAATCTGAGATATGTCTTCCAGGAGATATCGTTATTCCTTCTTCGGACCAGGCATTTGATGAGTTGGTTCATTTTTCTTATCCAAATAGTTCAGATAACATGTCCTCAAAGGATTTTTTCAAAGCAAGAACTATACTGGCTCCCACACTAGACATTGTTAAAGAGGTCAACAACCATCTGATGGATATCATTCCTGgaggaaaaaaattatatcttagTTCAGTTTCGATTTGTATGGATGAAGAGAATATGGAGAGTCAACTAGATCTCTATGGTCCTGAATTACTGAATAGCATAAATTACTGTGGTTTACCTCCACATAAATTAATACTCAAGGTTGGTGTTCCGGTGATGTTACTGAGGAATATTAACCAGTCCAGTGGTCTTTATAATGGTATAAGGCAACAAGTTAGGAAGTTTAGAAATCATGTCATAGAATGTGAAATCTTAACGGGTAACAATGTTGGTCATATTGCTATGATTCCAAGAATGAATATGGTACCAACAAatgcaactgtcacagttagaTTCCAACGAAgacattttttataa
- the LOC130965698 gene encoding probable O-methyltransferase 3 has product MESNDGEDHSQKLLLAQTHIWNHFFSFINSMSLKCAIELNILDVVHNYGQPMPLSELIASLPIQPSKAAFVPRLMRILTQSGFFSNQNDDDQQEERYVLTNSSRLLLKDHPFCMTPFLDVLLDPNLVKPWYQLSNWFKKCDSNKSPLEMEHGRAFWEFASHDQKLSNSFHEAMTSDSRLIASVVIEKCKDTFEGLESLVDVGGGNGTMAKAIAKSFPNVECIVFDLPHVVAGFQGSSDKNMKYVGGDMFEAIPSADSVLLKCILHNWSDEDCVKLLKKCKEAIMKKGKKGKVIIIDMVVGNENGDNGSLETQLYYDMAMMAFVTGKERTEKEWAKLFFSSGFSNYKIIPILMSSRSLIEVYP; this is encoded by the exons atggAATCCAATGATGGTGAGGATCATTCTCAAAAATTGCTTTTAGCTCAAACCCACATATGGAATCACTTTTTTAGCTTCATAAATTCTATGTCCCTTAAGTGTGCAATTGAACTGAACATACTTGATGTTGTTCACAATTATGGCCAACCCATGCCACTCTCAGAACTCATTGCTTCATTACCAATCCAACCGTCAAAAGCCGCCTTCGTCCCCCGCTTGATGCGAATCTTGACACAATCCGGCTTCTTCTCGAATCAAAATGatgatgatcaacaagaagagaggTATGTTCTAACTAATTCATCTAGACTGTTGCTTAAGGATCACCCCTTTTGCATGACACCATTCTTGGATGTACTTCTTGATCCAAATTTGGTAAAACCATGGTACCAACTCTCTAATTGGTTCAAGAAATGTGACAGTAACAAGTCACCATTAGAAATGGAACATGGGAGGGCATTTTGGGAATTTGCTAGTCATGACCAAAAGCTTAGTAATAGTTTCCATGAGGCCATGACAAGCGACTCTAGATTGATTGCTAGTGTGGTGATTGAGAAGTGTAAGGATACTTTTGAAGGGTTGGAATCTTTGGTTGATGTTGGTGGGGGCAATGGAACTATGGCTAAGGCCATAGCTAAATCATTCCCAAATGTGGAGTGCATTGTGTTTGATCTTCCACATGTTGTTGCTGGCTTTCAAGGAAGTAGTGACAAGAATATGAAATATGTTGGAGGGGACATGTTTGAGGCAATTCCTTCTGCAGATTCTGTTTTGTTGAAG TGCATATTACACAACTGGAGTGATGAGGATTGTGTAAAACTCCTGAAGAAATGCAAGGAGGCAATAATGAAGAAGGGCAAAAAAGGAAAAGTGATAATAATAGACATGGTGGTAGGGAATGAGAATGGAGATAATGGATCACTGGAGACACAACTTTATTATGATATGGCGATGATGGCCTTTGTCACCGGAAAGGAGAGAACTGAGAAAGAATGGGCCAAGCTATTTTTCTCTTCTGGTTTCAGTAATTACAAGATAATTCCAATTTTGATGAGTTCAAGGTCTTTGATCGAGGTTTATCCAtag